The proteins below are encoded in one region of Sulfolobus sp. A20:
- a CDS encoding transketolase, whose product MEKGGGRDGTPISVEELDRLRQIAEKARKNVIKMLFYDQTIHVGSSLSSIEILTTLIFKYIRNDSTIVNKDWLILSKGHAAPALYALLAEKGYIKEEELWRIQDVAGLLQGHPEVFIPGVDMSTGSLGQGLSFGIGVATGIKMSGGNGRVYVIMGDGEQDEGEVWEAMTHAVVRNLDNLIAFVEMNKFQLDGSTDEIKPKNYLPKVWEEVGWKVLNCDGHDFISISNALEEAFKANKPVVIFANTLRGKGFAQIENTKKQRSSPDDARKYLLDA is encoded by the coding sequence ATGGAAAAAGGTGGAGGGCGTGATGGAACTCCAATATCAGTAGAGGAATTAGATAGATTAAGGCAAATAGCGGAAAAAGCCAGAAAGAATGTAATCAAAATGTTGTTCTATGATCAGACAATACATGTAGGTTCATCATTAAGCAGTATAGAAATTCTAACAACGCTAATATTTAAATATATAAGGAATGATTCAACTATAGTAAATAAGGATTGGTTAATCCTAAGTAAAGGACATGCTGCGCCTGCACTTTATGCCTTATTGGCAGAAAAGGGCTATATTAAGGAAGAAGAGTTGTGGAGAATACAAGATGTGGCTGGTTTACTTCAAGGTCATCCAGAAGTGTTTATTCCTGGCGTTGACATGTCCACGGGAAGTTTAGGACAAGGGTTAAGTTTTGGTATAGGGGTTGCTACTGGGATTAAAATGTCTGGAGGTAACGGTAGAGTTTATGTGATAATGGGCGATGGTGAACAAGATGAAGGAGAAGTTTGGGAAGCTATGACACATGCTGTAGTAAGGAATTTAGATAACTTGATAGCCTTTGTAGAAATGAACAAATTTCAGTTAGACGGTAGTACGGATGAAATAAAGCCTAAGAACTACCTACCTAAAGTATGGGAAGAAGTAGGATGGAAAGTATTAAACTGTGATGGTCATGATTTCATTAGTATATCCAACGCTCTTGAAGAGGCATTCAAAGCTAATAAGCCAGTTGTAATATTTGCAAACACCCTTAGGGGTAAGGGTTTTGCCCAAATAGAAAACACTAAGAAACAGAGGTCGAGTCCAGATGATGCAAGGAAATATTTACTCGATGCGTGA
- a CDS encoding HesA/MoeB/ThiF family protein, whose protein sequence is MITFFLAFSAICLNLSNSSTDIGVPSRPPPFSIGTTSDPNCSKKNLFLKIILHYNFVERYSRQLLVLGLGLQQKLSELKVLIAGCGALGSTIAELLARLGVGEITVVDADIVEVSNLHRTHLFDERDIGRPKAEVCGEKLKLINPSIKANYIIDIIDEKNIEELIKDKNYIFDGLDSLYYKLLLNDAAVKAGIPLIYGGINGEYGSAKLILPNKTSCLSCYIDYDSNEEQNACEVIGTTPLIVELTATVQVNLMLNHLRGAEDSRLYYIDSKEISIDKIYIEKNQKCRTCSLKEFPFLNSKKEKPSCGIFRSYINVEGLEKPKISKINESILLCYPKIGCFEKRGR, encoded by the coding sequence TTGATTACATTCTTTCTGGCTTTTTCCGCTATTTGCCTTAATCTATCTAATTCCTCTACTGATATTGGAGTTCCATCACGCCCTCCACCTTTTTCCATTGGAACAACATCAGACCCCAATTGTAGTAAGAAAAACTTATTTTTAAAGATTATTCTACATTATAATTTTGTGGAAAGATATTCAAGGCAACTGCTAGTATTAGGGCTTGGTTTGCAACAAAAGCTAAGTGAACTTAAGGTGCTCATAGCTGGATGCGGTGCATTAGGTAGTACGATAGCAGAGTTGTTAGCTAGGCTAGGTGTAGGAGAGATAACAGTTGTTGATGCTGATATAGTCGAAGTATCTAATTTGCATCGGACACACTTATTTGATGAAAGAGATATTGGAAGGCCTAAGGCTGAAGTTTGTGGAGAAAAATTAAAGCTGATAAATCCATCAATTAAGGCTAATTATATTATTGATATAATAGATGAAAAAAATATTGAAGAACTAATAAAAGATAAAAACTATATTTTTGATGGATTAGATAGTTTATATTACAAATTACTGCTTAATGACGCAGCAGTAAAGGCCGGAATACCGCTAATATACGGAGGAATCAATGGTGAATATGGCTCAGCTAAATTAATATTACCAAATAAGACTTCATGTCTTTCTTGTTATATAGATTATGATAGTAATGAAGAACAAAATGCATGTGAAGTTATAGGAACTACTCCCCTGATAGTAGAATTAACTGCGACTGTTCAAGTTAATTTGATGCTAAACCATTTAAGAGGAGCTGAAGATAGTAGACTATATTACATAGACTCCAAAGAAATATCAATAGATAAAATATATATAGAAAAGAATCAGAAGTGTAGAACTTGCTCTTTAAAAGAGTTTCCATTTTTGAACTCTAAAAAAGAAAAACCGAGCTGTGGAATATTTAGAAGCTATATAAATGTTGAAGGTCTCGAAAAACCCAAAATTTCAAAAATAAATGAGTCTATATTATTATGTTACCCAAAGATTGGTTGTTTTGAGAAAAGGGGAAGATAA
- a CDS encoding single-stranded DNA exonuclease yields the protein MEIFLGEPNNEEIKEYVRTLQTRDNLCIRTYYSPDPLIFSYIISKYIKNKTFITFKSSCDLELKQDSNGKWIIDNTIKKHYYLGNNAFSSYLVINNDDILAILTGVISSTIIERRRLSEWELSVIKSLEQFGVIIEKNLRVPNFKALPLFLSLMLSLDPFIPTISGNRENSINLMKEINANETTKLEDLDENQLNTLLYRVISLIIKENPKFNRDDIITDRIFYLDYDTLELSFSLIYSFDTFGSGEIAQFVTTPSYAEVLLDKFRSTLGKGFSLQLQNATKSYYIVNTNNFNSPLLTQLILLQLQKIKRDKTVVLKIGNNYYTSSYFEQSRRSEGLIKIDDRVKNENTV from the coding sequence ATGGAAATATTTTTAGGAGAACCTAATAATGAAGAGATTAAGGAATACGTTAGAACATTACAAACCCGAGATAACCTCTGCATACGTACTTATTATTCCCCAGATCCGTTAATATTTTCCTACATTATTTCAAAATATATAAAAAACAAAACTTTCATTACTTTTAAATCCTCTTGCGATCTAGAACTTAAGCAAGATAGTAACGGAAAGTGGATAATTGACAATACTATAAAAAAACATTACTATTTAGGCAATAACGCCTTTTCTTCCTATCTAGTAATTAATAATGATGATATCTTGGCTATATTAACCGGAGTTATTTCCTCCACAATTATAGAAAGAAGAAGATTATCTGAGTGGGAGTTAAGTGTGATAAAGAGTTTAGAGCAATTCGGAGTGATTATAGAGAAGAACTTAAGAGTACCTAATTTTAAAGCATTGCCGTTATTTCTCTCCCTAATGCTTTCTCTAGATCCGTTTATTCCTACGATAAGCGGGAATAGAGAAAATAGTATAAATTTAATGAAAGAGATTAATGCAAATGAAACTACTAAACTAGAAGATCTAGATGAGAATCAGCTAAATACATTACTGTACAGAGTAATTTCTCTAATAATTAAGGAGAATCCAAAATTCAATAGAGATGATATAATCACGGACAGAATATTTTATCTGGATTATGACACATTGGAACTTTCTTTCTCCTTAATTTACTCCTTTGATACATTTGGCAGTGGGGAGATAGCTCAATTTGTTACTACTCCTTCTTATGCTGAAGTATTATTGGACAAGTTTAGAAGCACTCTCGGAAAAGGGTTTAGTTTACAATTACAAAACGCTACTAAATCCTATTATATAGTAAACACGAACAATTTTAATTCACCACTTCTAACTCAGTTAATACTATTACAACTACAAAAAATAAAAAGAGACAAAACTGTAGTATTAAAAATAGGTAACAACTATTATACAAGTAGTTATTTTGAACAAAGTAGAAGATCCGAGGGGTTGATAAAAATTGATGATAGAGTTAAAAATGAAAATACGGTATAA
- a CDS encoding KEOPS complex subunit Pcc1 has translation MKIRYKKPEVIVNSLNVDNIDLPKGMEIESRVIGNDEIEIIIKMKIVNANDILTLRNTVDEILLHVKAIQASLNAVS, from the coding sequence ATGAAAATACGGTATAAAAAGCCGGAAGTTATTGTTAATAGCCTTAATGTAGACAATATTGATTTACCTAAAGGCATGGAAATAGAGAGTAGAGTCATCGGAAATGACGAAATTGAAATTATAATAAAAATGAAAATAGTAAACGCAAATGATATTTTAACACTTAGAAATACTGTCGATGAAATATTATTACACGTAAAGGCGATTCAAGCTTCGCTTAACGCAGTAAGTTAA
- a CDS encoding 50S ribosomal protein L16 has protein sequence MPLRPGRCYRHFSGPAYTRKEYIPGIPQPKISKFTSGNPNGDYDYELRLINTEIGQIRHNALEAARVITLKTLSKKTGSETSFFMWVLKYPHHVLRENKMMAFAGADRLQDGMRLSFGTPIGTAARVQKLGETIILVRVKKEHLQFAKEALEVASKKLPLDTRIEVIPLKQASVS, from the coding sequence ATGCCTCTAAGACCTGGTAGATGTTACAGGCACTTTTCTGGACCAGCTTACACAAGAAAGGAGTATATACCGGGAATACCACAACCAAAGATAAGTAAATTCACCTCTGGTAACCCTAATGGAGATTATGACTATGAACTGAGATTAATCAATACGGAAATAGGGCAAATAAGGCATAATGCGTTAGAAGCTGCTAGAGTTATAACTCTAAAGACATTATCAAAGAAAACTGGTAGCGAAACATCATTTTTCATGTGGGTTTTAAAGTATCCTCATCACGTATTGAGAGAGAATAAGATGATGGCCTTTGCCGGAGCTGATAGATTGCAAGACGGTATGAGGTTATCATTTGGAACACCAATAGGAACTGCAGCAAGAGTACAAAAATTAGGAGAAACTATAATACTAGTGAGGGTAAAGAAAGAGCACTTACAATTTGCAAAAGAAGCCTTAGAAGTGGCATCCAAGAAACTGCCTTTAGACACTAGGATAGAAGTTATACCCTTAAAACAGGCGTCTGTAAGTTGA